The window ATCTACAAAGCTCTGTGCCGGGCGTCATGACGGCAGCTGAACTGGCGGCACCAGCCATTTTCAATGCAGTTTTTGCCGTCTCGCCAAGTTCTCTGTACATGCAGTATGCCGCCAGGAAAGAGTCCCCTGCGCCAACCGCGCTCTTGACAGGTACTTCAGGTACACGAATACGATAGAACTCCCCACTCACTGATGCAATCGCTCCCTCGGCTCCCATAGTCAGAAGAATTTCCTCGACTGAATACCTGCTCGACACTTCTGAAATTGCCTTTCTGAAATCCGCCTCTCCGATTAGCTCTCGATTGAGCAGCCTTTGAAGTTCGTGAATATTTGGCTTTATTCCTCTTGGCTTGGCCTCAACCCCCTTGGAGAAAGGCTCCTTGTCGGAATCGATGTAAACGTTGACTCCAATGTTCCTCATCCTTGAACAGAGTTGTGCGTAGATATTGCTGCTTACTCCTTCCGGAATGCTTCCGCACAAAAGGAGATAGTCGTCCTTTCTCAAAAGTATGTCGATTGTTTTGTAAAGTTTGTAGACTTCCTTGACGGATATTACCGGACCTGGAAGACTCATTCTGTATTGACCGCTTCCCGTCTGGACGAGAATGTTGGTCCTTGTTTCTTCTTCACTTCTTACCGTTGCATAAACGACTCCCTCATCATCGAGCATCTCTTCTATTACCTTTCCGGTATGACCTCCAAGAAAGGCAATAGCGACTGAATGGCCTCCCAGTTCATTTATCACACGTGATACGTCGACACCCTTGCCTGCAGGGTAATCTTTTACTCTATCTACCCTCACCGTATCGTCCTCGATTAGAGCGTCTGTATACAAGAATCTATCCAGCGCTGCATTCAAAGTAAGTGAGAAAATCATTATTTACACCTCCTACATCCTGCCGAGACGATAGTTGATGATTCCGAGCACTACAATTACGCTTGTCTCGACTCTTAGAGTCCTTCTTCCCAATGAAACGGGCGTACATCGGGTCGAAGCGTCTTTTATCTCCTCCGGCGCGAAGCCCCCTTCTGGTCCTACGA is drawn from Mesotoga sp. BH458_6_3_2_1 and contains these coding sequences:
- a CDS encoding 1-phosphofructokinase family hexose kinase; this translates as MIFSLTLNAALDRFLYTDALIEDDTVRVDRVKDYPAGKGVDVSRVINELGGHSVAIAFLGGHTGKVIEEMLDDEGVVYATVRSEEETRTNILVQTGSGQYRMSLPGPVISVKEVYKLYKTIDILLRKDDYLLLCGSIPEGVSSNIYAQLCSRMRNIGVNVYIDSDKEPFSKGVEAKPRGIKPNIHELQRLLNRELIGEADFRKAISEVSSRYSVEEILLTMGAEGAIASVSGEFYRIRVPEVPVKSAVGAGDSFLAAYCMYRELGETAKTALKMAGAASSAAVMTPGTELCRFDDVMSLASKITVEAL